One region of Bubalus kerabau isolate K-KA32 ecotype Philippines breed swamp buffalo chromosome 6, PCC_UOA_SB_1v2, whole genome shotgun sequence genomic DNA includes:
- the LOC129655776 gene encoding olfactory receptor 12-like: MSPYGNGTLSVMSPQEFVLDGFGGGPQTQVLLFALFLVLYLVDVLGNLTMIVVITLDARLHSPMYFFLKNLSFLDLCYSSVIYPKALFDLMSSTKVITFAGCATQFFFFSTMITTEGFLLAVMAYDRFVAICSPLRYPISMRPSVCALLMLGCYCGGSFNSILQASFTFTLPFCSPNHINHFFCDVLPLLKLACADTMINELVLFSICGLIIVGTILVVLVSYGYITVTILRMRSGGGRHKLFSTCGSHMTAVSLLYGTIFVMYAQPGALQSMEQGKVVSVFYTLVIPMLNPLIYSLRNKDVKDALWRLGQKHTAT, encoded by the coding sequence ATGTCACCCTATGGTAATGGAACCCTGTCAGTGATGTCTCCGCAGGAGTTTGTGCTAGATGGATTTGGGGGTGGCCCACAGACCCAGGTCCTGCTGTTTGCTCTGTTCCTTGTTCTGTACTTGGTGGACGTCCTGGGGAACCTCACCATGATCGTGGTCATCACGCTGGATGCCCGTCTGCACTCCccaatgtacttcttcctcaagaACCTCTCCTTTCTGGACTTGTGCTACTCATCTGTCATCTACCCCAAGGCCCTGTTTGATTTAATGTCGTCGACCAAGGTCATCACCTTTGCAGGATGTGCCACCCAGTTCTTCTTCTTCTCCACCATGATCACCACTGAGGGATTCCTCTTGgccgtgatggcctatgaccgttTTGTGGCCATCTGCAGCCCCCTGCGCTACCCCATCTCCATGCGCCCCTCAGTCTGTGCCCTCCTGATGCTGGGCTGCTACTGTGGGGGCTCCTTCAACTCCATCCTGCAGGCCAGCTTCACATTCACTCTCCCGTTCTGCAGCCCCAACCACATCaaccacttcttctgtgatgtgCTGCCTCTGCTCAAGCTTGCCTGTGCTGACACTATGATCAATGAGCTGGTCTTGTTTAGCATTTGTGGCCTCATCATTGTGGGCACCATACTTGTGGTCCTCGTCTCCTATGGCTACATCACAGTGACCATCCTGAGGATGCGCTCAGGAGGAGGGAGACACAAGCTCTTCTCCACCTGTGGCTCCCACATGACAGCCGTGTCCCTCCTTTATGGGACTATCTTTGTCATGTATGCCCAGCCGGgagctctgcagtccatggagcaggGCAAGGTGGTCTCTGTCTTCTACACCCTGGTCATCCCGATGCTCAACCCCCTCATCTACAGTCTGAGAAACAAGGACGTGAAGGATGCCCTGTGGAGACTGGGGCAGAAGCACACAGCCACGTGA